A genomic segment from Canis lupus baileyi chromosome 13, mCanLup2.hap1, whole genome shotgun sequence encodes:
- the LOC140602146 gene encoding uncharacterized protein yields the protein MPGCRALSLQNSTQEMGQECEEQNLWSTSLRNGIVPCTAKRGQCGLELSAPLATQEEELTMVQAIRVPNMLEQPPASVEHPASALEKHPESHQEAAPASIVGPTEASGPELIKLVKAAAAGCLARSKMLAAESKPMHEAVTPLIQHPDKEDLPVTLATLEVDHVLAHAIRLPHMLQQPPISGEQLASAPEQDPKPPQEPAPAPTMGPAEASGPEVIEPVKAAGVECLPGAEMAPVELKPLQVLVTPLIHCPQLEVLPAPLAPPKRRQASVPTLEFIEGPVHPPALLEQPASATEQQLIMATAQRKASPPLSLHCV from the exons AtgcctggctgccgggcactgtcATTACAGAACTCCACACAGGAGATGGGGCAGGAGTGTGAGGAACAGAACCTCTGGTCCACCTCCTTGAGGAATGGGATAGTGCCCTGCACAGCTAAAAGAGGCCAGTGCGGGCTCGAG CTATCTGCACCCTTGGCAACCCAGGAGGAAGAGCTCACCATGGTGCAGGCTATCAGGGTACCCAATATGCTGGAGCAGCCACCTGCCTCAGTGGAGCACCCAGCTTCGGCCCTTGAGAAACACCCTGAATCACATCAAGAAGCCGCCCCAGCTAGTATTGTGGGGCCTACTGAAGCTTCAGGTCCTGAGTTGATCAAGCTAGTCAAGGCTGCTGCAGCTGGGTGCTTGGCCCGATCCAAGATGCTAGCTGCTGAGTCCAAACCAATGCATGAGGCAGTCACACCTCTGATTCAGCATCCCGACAAGGAGGACCTACCTGTAACCTTGGCCACCCTGGAGGTAGATCACGTCCTGGCGCATGCAATCCGTCTCCCCCACATGCTGCAGCAGCCACCTATCTCAGGGGAGCAACTAGCTTCCGCTCCTGAACAAGATCCCAAACCACCTCAagagcccgccccagctcctaCTATGGGGCCTGCTGAAGCTTCAGGGCCAGAGGTGATTGAGCCAGTCAAGGCTGCTGGAGTTGAGTGCTTGCCAGGGGCTGAGATGGCACCTGTTGAGTTGAAGCCACTGCAGGTGTTGGTCACACCTCTGATTCACTGTCCCCAACTGGAGGTGCTGCCTGCACCCCTGGCCCCTCCAAAACGTAGGCAGGCCTCAGTGCCCACCCTCGAGTTCATCGAAGGGCCGGTGCATCCACCTGCCTTACTGGAGCAGCCAGCCTCTGCCACCGAGCAGCAGCTCATCATGGCTACAGCCCAACGGAAGGCTTCCCCGCCCCTCTCATTGCACTGTGTCTAA